Proteins encoded in a region of the Myxococcus guangdongensis genome:
- the rplQ gene encoding 50S ribosomal protein L17 translates to MRHRVGQRKLHRSTSHRLAMLNNMVTSLLEHQAIRTTLPKAKEARKLAERIITLGKRGGLSNVRLAARTVKDRDVLKKVFSEYKDRYAKRPGGYTRIIRLGFRRGDAAEMALLELVDRPEKKAAPAAEAPASTEETKAE, encoded by the coding sequence ATGCGTCATAGGGTAGGACAGAGGAAGCTGCACCGCAGCACGAGCCACCGTCTCGCGATGCTGAACAACATGGTCACCTCGCTGCTCGAGCACCAGGCCATCCGCACCACGCTGCCCAAGGCCAAGGAGGCCCGGAAGCTGGCGGAGCGCATCATCACGCTGGGTAAGCGTGGTGGGCTCTCCAACGTGCGCCTGGCGGCCCGGACCGTGAAGGACCGTGACGTGCTGAAGAAGGTCTTCAGCGAGTACAAGGATCGCTACGCCAAGCGTCCCGGCGGCTACACCCGCATCATTCGTCTCGGCTTCCGCCGGGGTGACGCTGCGGAGATGGCCCTGCTGGAGCTGGTGGACCGGCCCGAGAAGAAGGCCGCTCCCGCCGCCGAGGCTCCTGCGTCCACCGAGGAAACCAAGGCCGAGTAA
- a CDS encoding DNA-directed RNA polymerase subunit alpha — MADTFVAKNWRDLIKPRRMEVDQDSLTPTYGKFVAEPLERGFGTTLGNSLRRVLLSSLQGAAITSVKIEGVDHEFTTIAEVSEDVTDVVLNLKEVLLRMHTNETKTLRIEAEGPKEVKAGDIIADADVEILNPGHHICTISEGGKLRMELTCRRGRGYVPANSNKVAGAPIGTIPIDSLFSPTRKVNYQVTNARVGQVTDFDKLSLEVWTDGSVSPQDAVAYAAKIIKEQLTVFVNFDETEEPVIAEAPKEEAKLNENLFRSVDELELSVRSANCLQQANIKTIGDLVQRTEAEMLKTKNFGRKSLKEIKEILAEMGLSLGMKLENWPPKQAPAPAAPKA; from the coding sequence ATGGCTGATACGTTCGTTGCGAAGAACTGGCGTGACCTCATCAAGCCGCGCCGGATGGAAGTGGACCAGGACAGCCTGACGCCCACCTACGGCAAGTTCGTCGCGGAGCCGCTCGAGCGCGGTTTCGGCACGACGCTGGGCAACTCGCTGCGCCGGGTGCTCCTGTCGTCGCTGCAGGGCGCGGCGATCACCTCCGTGAAGATCGAGGGTGTGGACCACGAGTTCACCACCATCGCCGAAGTGTCCGAGGACGTCACGGACGTTGTGCTGAACCTGAAGGAAGTCCTCCTTCGGATGCACACGAACGAGACGAAGACGCTGCGCATCGAGGCGGAGGGCCCCAAGGAGGTCAAGGCGGGTGACATCATCGCCGACGCCGACGTGGAGATCCTCAACCCCGGTCACCACATCTGCACCATCTCCGAGGGTGGCAAGCTCCGCATGGAGCTGACGTGCCGCCGCGGCCGTGGCTACGTGCCGGCCAACTCGAACAAGGTGGCGGGTGCGCCCATCGGCACCATCCCCATCGACTCGCTGTTCTCGCCCACGCGCAAGGTGAACTACCAGGTCACCAACGCCCGCGTCGGTCAGGTCACCGACTTCGACAAGCTGTCGCTCGAGGTCTGGACGGACGGCTCGGTGTCTCCGCAGGACGCGGTGGCGTACGCGGCGAAGATCATCAAGGAGCAGCTGACCGTGTTCGTGAACTTCGACGAGACCGAGGAGCCGGTCATCGCCGAGGCGCCGAAGGAAGAGGCGAAGCTCAACGAGAACCTGTTCCGCTCGGTGGATGAGCTGGAGCTGTCGGTGCGCTCCGCCAACTGCCTGCAGCAGGCGAACATCAAGACCATCGGCGACCTGGTGCAGCGCACCGAGGCCGAGATGCTCAAGACGAAGAACTTCGGCCGCAAGTCGCTCAAGGAGATCAAGGAGATCCTGGCGGAGATGGGCCTGTCGCTCGGCATGAAGCTGGAGAACTGGCCGCCGAAGCAGGCGCCGGCTCCCGCGGCTCCCAAGGCGTAA